In Enterobacter cloacae, the following are encoded in one genomic region:
- a CDS encoding glutaredoxin, GrxA family protein, translating into MFAVIFGRPGCPYCVRAKELAEKLTEERDDFNFRYVDIHAEGISKADLEKTVGKPVETVPQIFLDQKHIGGCTDFEAYAKEHLGLFAAE; encoded by the coding sequence ATGTTTGCAGTGATTTTTGGCCGTCCAGGATGCCCTTACTGCGTGCGCGCAAAAGAACTGGCAGAGAAACTGACCGAAGAGCGTGATGACTTCAACTTCCGCTATGTGGATATCCACGCGGAAGGTATCAGCAAAGCGGACCTGGAAAAAACTGTCGGTAAACCGGTTGAAACCGTGCCGCAGATTTTCCTCGATCAGAAGCACATTGGTGGCTGCACCGATTTTGAAGCTTACGCAAAAGAACATCTGGGTCTGTTTGCTGCAGAGTAA
- a CDS encoding putrescine-binding periplasmic protein, with amino-acid sequence MIALNKKWLSGLVAGALMAVSVGTLAAEQKTLHIYNWSDYIAPDTVANFEKETGIKVVYDVFDSNEVLEGKLMAGSTGFDLVVPSASFLERQLTAGVFQPLDKSKLPNWKNLDPDVLKLVAKHDPDNKYAMPYLWATTGIGYNVDKVKAVLGKDVKLDSWDVVLKPENLEKLKSCGVSFLDAPEEIFATVLNYLGKDPNSSKADDYTGPATDLLLKLRPNIRYFHSSQYINDLANGDICVAIGWAGDVWQAANRAKEAKNGVNISYFIPKEGALAFFDVFAMPADAKNKDEAYQFLNYLMRPDVIAHISDHVFYANGNKVSVPLVSAEVRDNPGIYPPADVFAKLFTLKVQDPKIDRVRTRAWTRVKSGK; translated from the coding sequence ATGATCGCCTTGAATAAAAAATGGTTATCGGGTCTGGTTGCGGGTGCTCTGATGGCTGTCTCTGTCGGTACGCTCGCTGCGGAACAAAAAACGCTGCATATCTATAACTGGTCTGACTATATTGCACCGGACACGGTCGCCAATTTTGAAAAAGAGACCGGCATTAAAGTGGTTTACGACGTTTTCGATTCCAACGAAGTGCTGGAAGGAAAGCTGATGGCAGGCAGTACCGGGTTTGACCTCGTGGTACCTTCTGCAAGCTTCCTGGAGCGTCAGCTGACGGCAGGTGTCTTCCAGCCGCTGGATAAAAGCAAACTTCCGAACTGGAAAAACCTCGATCCTGACGTGCTGAAGCTGGTGGCTAAACACGACCCGGACAACAAATACGCGATGCCTTACCTGTGGGCGACCACTGGTATCGGCTATAACGTTGATAAAGTCAAAGCGGTGCTGGGTAAAGACGTCAAGCTCGATAGCTGGGATGTGGTGCTGAAGCCTGAAAACCTTGAGAAACTGAAAAGCTGCGGCGTGTCATTCCTCGACGCACCGGAAGAGATTTTCGCCACCGTACTTAACTACCTGGGCAAAGATCCGAACAGCAGCAAAGCCGATGACTACACCGGCCCGGCTACCGATCTGCTGCTGAAGCTGCGTCCGAATATTCGCTACTTCCACTCCTCTCAGTACATTAACGACCTGGCAAACGGCGACATCTGCGTGGCTATCGGCTGGGCGGGGGATGTCTGGCAGGCGGCTAACCGTGCGAAAGAGGCGAAAAATGGCGTGAATATTTCCTACTTCATTCCAAAAGAGGGCGCGCTGGCGTTCTTTGATGTCTTCGCGATGCCTGCTGATGCGAAAAACAAAGATGAAGCTTATCAGTTCCTCAATTACCTGATGCGTCCGGATGTGATTGCCCACATCAGCGACCACGTGTTCTACGCTAACGGTAACAAAGTGTCTGTACCGCTGGTCAGCGCGGAAGTGCGTGATAACCCGGGCATCTATCCGCCTGCGGATGTCTTCGCCAAGCTGTTTACCCTGAAGGTTCAGGATCCAAAAATTGACCGCGTGCGCACCCGTGCGTGGACCAGAGTGAAAAGCGGTAAATAA
- a CDS encoding putrescine ABC transporter permease PotI, with protein sequence MNNLPVVRSPWRILILVLGFTFLYAPMLMLVIYSFNSSKLVTVWAGWSTRWYSELFHDDAMMSAVVLSLTIAACAATMASVLGTIAAMVMVRFGHFRGANGFAFMITAPLVMPDVITGLSLLLLFVALAHAIGWPADRGMLTIWLAHVTFCTAYVAVVISSRLRELDRSIEEAAMDLGATPLKVFFIITLPMIMPAVISGWLLAFTLSLDDLVIASFVSGPGATTLPMLVFSSVRMGVNPEINALASIILGVVGIVGFIAWYLMARAEKQRVRDIQRARRG encoded by the coding sequence ATGAACAACTTACCGGTAGTGCGCTCCCCGTGGCGAATTCTGATCCTGGTGCTTGGGTTTACCTTCCTGTATGCACCAATGCTGATGCTGGTGATCTACTCGTTCAACAGCTCGAAACTGGTGACGGTGTGGGCGGGCTGGTCGACGCGCTGGTACAGTGAACTGTTCCACGATGATGCGATGATGAGTGCGGTGGTGCTAAGCCTGACCATTGCCGCCTGTGCCGCCACAATGGCGTCTGTCCTCGGCACTATTGCGGCAATGGTGATGGTGCGTTTTGGGCATTTTCGCGGAGCGAACGGTTTTGCTTTTATGATCACGGCACCGCTGGTCATGCCGGACGTCATCACCGGTCTGTCGCTGCTGCTGCTGTTTGTCGCCCTGGCGCATGCCATCGGCTGGCCAGCGGATCGCGGTATGCTCACCATCTGGCTGGCGCACGTCACCTTCTGTACCGCCTATGTGGCGGTGGTGATCTCTTCGCGTCTGCGCGAACTGGATCGCTCTATTGAAGAGGCGGCGATGGATCTCGGCGCAACACCGCTGAAGGTCTTTTTCATCATTACCCTGCCGATGATCATGCCTGCGGTGATCTCCGGCTGGCTGCTGGCGTTTACGTTGTCACTTGACGACCTGGTCATCGCCAGCTTTGTCTCCGGCCCGGGAGCCACGACGCTGCCAATGCTGGTCTTCTCCAGCGTGCGCATGGGGGTAAACCCGGAGATCAACGCCCTGGCGTCCATCATCCTCGGCGTGGTCGGAATTGTCGGATTTATCGCCTGGTATTTGATGGCGCGCGCGGAAAAACAACGCGTGCGTGATATCCAGCGTGCAAGACGCGGCTGA
- a CDS encoding polyamine-transporting ATPase: MNDAIPRPQAKVRKALTPLLEIRNLTKSFDGQHAVDDVSLTIYKGEIFALLGASGCGKSTLLRMLAGFEQPTTGQIVLDGVDLSRVPPYQRPINMMFQSYALFPHMTVEQNIAFGLKQDKLPKAEITARVAEMLSLVHMQEFAKRKPHQLSGGQRQRVALARSLAKRPKLLLLDEPMGALDKKLRDRMQLEVVDILERVGVTCVMVTHDQEEAMTMAGRIAIMNRGKFVQIGEPEEIYEHPTTRYSAEFIGSVNVFEGLVKARHDDGLVLESPGLVHPLKVDPDASVVDNVPVYIALRPEKIMLCEEPPADGYNFAVGEVVHIAYLGDLSIYHVRLTSGQMLSAQLQNEHRYRKGLPTWGDEVRLCWDADSCVVLTV, encoded by the coding sequence GTGAATGACGCGATCCCCCGCCCGCAGGCGAAAGTCCGTAAAGCGCTGACCCCGCTTCTTGAAATCCGTAACCTCACCAAATCTTTTGATGGCCAGCATGCCGTGGATGACGTCAGCCTGACTATCTACAAAGGTGAAATTTTTGCCCTGCTCGGGGCATCTGGCTGCGGTAAATCCACATTACTGCGTATGCTGGCAGGTTTTGAACAGCCCACCACCGGACAGATTGTGCTGGATGGTGTCGACCTCTCCCGCGTACCGCCGTATCAACGACCAATCAACATGATGTTCCAGTCTTACGCGCTGTTCCCGCACATGACGGTTGAGCAGAACATTGCTTTTGGCCTCAAGCAGGATAAACTGCCGAAAGCCGAAATTACCGCGCGAGTGGCGGAGATGTTGAGCCTGGTGCATATGCAGGAGTTCGCAAAACGTAAGCCGCACCAGCTCTCTGGCGGTCAACGTCAGCGTGTGGCGCTGGCCAGAAGCCTGGCGAAACGTCCGAAACTGCTGTTGCTTGATGAACCGATGGGCGCACTGGATAAAAAACTGCGCGACCGTATGCAGCTGGAAGTGGTGGATATTCTCGAACGCGTGGGAGTGACCTGCGTGATGGTGACCCACGACCAGGAAGAGGCGATGACGATGGCCGGGCGTATCGCGATTATGAATCGCGGTAAGTTTGTGCAAATCGGCGAGCCGGAGGAGATTTACGAGCACCCGACCACCCGCTACAGCGCCGAGTTTATCGGCTCGGTGAATGTCTTCGAAGGGTTGGTGAAGGCGCGCCATGACGACGGTCTGGTGCTTGAATCGCCGGGGCTGGTACACCCGCTGAAGGTGGACCCGGATGCCTCTGTGGTAGACAACGTTCCGGTTTATATCGCTCTGCGCCCGGAAAAAATCATGCTCTGTGAAGAGCCGCCAGCCGATGGCTATAACTTTGCCGTCGGGGAAGTGGTACACATTGCTTATCTGGGCGATCTCTCTATTTACCATGTGCGACTGACGAGCGGACAGATGCTCAGCGCTCAGCTGCAAAACGAACATCGCTACCGTAAAGGGCTACCCACCTGGGGTGACGAAGTGCGCCTGTGCTGGGATGCAGACAGTTGCGTAGTGCTGACGGTATAA
- the rlmC gene encoding 23S rRNA (uracil(747)-C(5))-methyltransferase RlmC, which produces MQCALYDAGRCRSCQWIEQPVPQQLTAKMADLQQLLAEHAVGEWCAPVSGPEQGFRNKAKMVVSGSVEKPLLGMLHRDGTPEDLTDCPLYPASFEPVFAALKPFIARAGLTPYNVARKRGELKYLLLTESQIDGGMMLRFVLRSEAKLEQLRAALPWLQQQLPQLKVITANIQPVHMAIMEGDTEVFFTGEHALAENFNGVPLWIRPQSFFQTNPTVASALYATARDWVRALNIRHMWDLFCGVGGFGLHCATPEMQLTGIEISAEAIACAKQSAAELGLTDLHFQALDSTQFATGQGNVPELVLVNPPRRGIGKALCDYLSQMAPDYIVYSSCNAQTMAKDIAHLPGYRIERVQLFDMFPHTAHYEVLTLLVKS; this is translated from the coding sequence ATGCAGTGCGCACTCTATGACGCCGGTCGCTGCCGCTCCTGTCAGTGGATAGAACAGCCGGTTCCCCAACAACTCACCGCCAAAATGGCCGACCTGCAACAGCTGCTGGCTGAACACGCGGTGGGAGAGTGGTGCGCACCCGTTAGTGGGCCAGAGCAGGGTTTTCGTAATAAGGCCAAAATGGTGGTCAGCGGCAGCGTTGAAAAACCGCTGCTGGGGATGTTGCACCGCGACGGTACACCGGAAGATTTAACCGACTGTCCGCTTTATCCTGCGTCGTTTGAACCTGTTTTTGCCGCACTGAAGCCGTTCATTGCCCGTGCCGGGTTAACGCCCTATAACGTTGCCCGTAAGCGCGGCGAGCTGAAATACCTGCTTCTGACCGAGAGCCAGATTGACGGCGGTATGATGCTGCGTTTTGTGCTGCGCTCAGAGGCTAAGCTTGAGCAATTGCGTGCGGCGCTGCCGTGGCTTCAGCAGCAGCTTCCTCAGTTAAAGGTCATTACCGCGAATATTCAGCCGGTGCATATGGCAATCATGGAAGGGGACACAGAAGTTTTCTTCACCGGGGAGCATGCGCTGGCAGAAAACTTCAACGGTGTGCCGCTGTGGATCCGTCCGCAAAGTTTCTTCCAGACAAACCCGACGGTTGCGAGTGCGCTGTACGCCACTGCACGCGACTGGGTCCGCGCGTTAAATATCCGCCATATGTGGGATTTATTCTGCGGCGTGGGGGGATTCGGTCTGCACTGTGCCACCCCTGAAATGCAACTGACCGGGATTGAGATTTCTGCAGAAGCGATTGCCTGTGCAAAACAGTCCGCCGCTGAGCTGGGGTTAACAGACCTTCATTTCCAGGCGCTGGACTCAACCCAGTTCGCCACCGGCCAGGGCAATGTGCCGGAGCTGGTACTGGTCAACCCGCCACGGCGTGGCATCGGGAAAGCCCTGTGCGATTACCTGAGCCAGATGGCACCGGATTACATTGTCTATTCCAGCTGCAACGCGCAGACAATGGCAAAAGACATTGCCCATCTTCCAGGCTACCGTATCGAACGCGTTCAGCTTTTCGATATGTTCCCGCATACCGCGCATTATGAAGTGCTGACATTGCTCGTGAAATCTTAA
- a CDS encoding NADPH-dependent oxidoreductase, with the protein MTPTIDLLRSHRSIRHFTDQQVTRAQREAIIDSARGTSSSSFLQCSSIIRITDPAMREQLVTLTGGQKHVAQAAEFWVFCADFNRHLQICPEAELGLAEQLLLGVVDTALMAQNALTAAESLGLGGVYIGGLRNNIDSVTELLKLPKHVLPLFGLCLGWPADNPDVKPRLPATIIMHENHYQPIDRDVLAQYDEELAHYYMTRGSNNRRDTWSDHIRRTIIKENRPFILDYLHKQGWATR; encoded by the coding sequence ATGACGCCAACCATTGACCTGCTCCGTTCCCACCGTTCGATTCGTCACTTCACCGACCAGCAGGTTACCCGGGCGCAGCGTGAAGCGATTATTGACAGTGCAAGGGGAACCTCCAGCTCCAGCTTCCTGCAATGCAGCTCTATTATTCGCATTACCGACCCGGCAATGCGCGAACAGCTGGTGACGCTGACGGGCGGACAGAAGCATGTGGCTCAGGCGGCTGAGTTCTGGGTGTTCTGTGCCGACTTTAACCGCCACCTGCAGATTTGCCCTGAAGCTGAACTGGGCCTGGCGGAACAGCTGCTGTTGGGTGTCGTCGATACTGCCCTGATGGCACAAAACGCGCTGACGGCGGCGGAATCACTGGGGTTGGGTGGGGTGTATATCGGCGGCCTGCGTAACAATATTGACAGCGTGACCGAACTGCTGAAGCTCCCTAAACATGTGCTGCCACTGTTCGGCCTGTGCCTCGGGTGGCCGGCGGATAACCCGGACGTGAAGCCGCGCCTGCCCGCCACGATAATCATGCATGAAAACCACTATCAGCCGATCGATCGGGACGTGTTGGCACAATACGACGAGGAGCTGGCGCACTACTATATGACGCGCGGCAGCAATAACCGCCGCGACACGTGGAGTGACCATATCCGTCGTACCATCATTAAAGAAAATCGCCCGTTTATTCTCGACTATTTGCACAAACAGGGCTGGGCAACGCGCTAG
- a CDS encoding membrane protein, translated as MGLLKKSRITHARPNVPALVQVAALAIIMIRCLDVLMILNTLGARGIGEFIHRSVQTWNLTLVFLSSLVLVFIEIYCAFSLVKGRNWARWVYLLTQIVAAGYLWAASLGYGYPELFSIAGESKREILRALVMQKLPDMLVLFLLFVPASSRRFFRLQ; from the coding sequence TTGGGATTATTAAAAAAATCACGTATTACGCACGCTCGTCCGAATGTTCCTGCGCTGGTGCAGGTGGCGGCGCTCGCCATTATTATGATCCGCTGTCTCGATGTGCTGATGATTCTGAACACCCTGGGCGCGCGCGGCATAGGGGAATTCATTCACCGCAGCGTGCAGACGTGGAATCTGACGCTGGTCTTTTTAAGCAGCCTGGTGCTGGTGTTTATCGAGATTTACTGCGCGTTCTCACTGGTCAAAGGGCGCAACTGGGCGCGCTGGGTTTATCTGCTGACGCAAATTGTTGCGGCAGGCTACCTGTGGGCGGCGTCACTGGGTTATGGCTACCCGGAACTGTTCAGCATTGCGGGGGAATCGAAGCGCGAGATTTTACGCGCACTGGTGATGCAGAAACTCCCGGATATGCTGGTGCTGTTCCTGCTCTTTGTGCCCGCTTCCAGTCGGCGGTTCTTCCGTCTGCAATAA
- a CDS encoding putrescine ABC transporter permease: MSTLEPPARAEKPGGFAHWLARIQMTHGRKLVIAMPYVWLILLFMLPFLIVFKISLAEMARSIPPYTNLMEWADGQLTLTLNVGNFLQLTDDPLYFEAYLQSLQVAAISTICCLLLGYPLAWAVAHSKPSTRNILLLLVILPSWTSFLIRVYAWMGILKNNGVLNNFLMWLGVIDQPLTILHTNLAVYIGIVYAYLPFMVLPIYTALTRIDYSLVEASLDLGARPLKTFFSVIVPLTKGGIIAGSMLVFIPAVGEFVIPELLGGPDSIMIGRVLWQEFFNNRDWPVASAVAIVMLLLLIVPIMWFHKHQQKQMGDHG, encoded by the coding sequence ATGAGTACACTTGAACCTCCAGCCCGCGCAGAAAAACCGGGCGGTTTTGCACACTGGCTGGCGCGCATACAGATGACACATGGCCGCAAGCTGGTGATCGCCATGCCCTACGTGTGGCTGATCCTGCTGTTTATGCTGCCGTTCCTGATTGTTTTCAAGATAAGCCTGGCAGAAATGGCGCGGTCTATTCCGCCATATACCAACCTGATGGAATGGGCCGATGGACAACTGACGCTGACGCTGAATGTCGGCAATTTCCTGCAATTGACGGACGATCCGCTCTATTTCGAAGCCTATTTGCAGTCATTGCAGGTGGCGGCGATCTCGACGATCTGCTGTCTGCTGTTGGGTTACCCGCTGGCGTGGGCAGTGGCGCACAGTAAGCCATCGACACGCAACATTCTGCTGCTGCTGGTCATTTTACCGTCATGGACGTCATTCCTGATCCGCGTTTACGCGTGGATGGGGATCCTGAAAAACAACGGCGTGTTGAATAACTTCCTGATGTGGCTGGGGGTTATCGACCAGCCGCTGACGATCCTGCATACCAATCTCGCAGTGTATATCGGGATTGTGTACGCCTATCTGCCGTTTATGGTGTTGCCAATCTATACCGCCCTGACGCGCATCGATTATTCGCTGGTGGAAGCCTCACTTGACCTGGGAGCCCGCCCGCTGAAGACGTTCTTTAGCGTGATTGTTCCGCTGACCAAAGGCGGGATTATCGCCGGTTCGATGCTGGTGTTTATTCCGGCGGTTGGGGAGTTCGTGATCCCGGAACTGCTTGGTGGCCCGGACAGCATCATGATTGGCCGCGTGCTGTGGCAAGAGTTCTTCAACAACCGCGACTGGCCGGTGGCGTCGGCGGTGGCGATTGTGATGTTGCTGCTGCTGATCGTGCCGATCATGTGGTTCCACAAGCATCAGCAAAAACAGATGGGAGATCACGGATGA
- a CDS encoding hypothetical protein (possible pseudo, internal stop codon, frameshifted) — MRRFNLSQRLTVLFILLLMLCATVACAVQLYSSMQYGNAMVQRLSGGLAQQIVQREPILDAQGSVDRRVLKPLFDRLMTFNPSVELYVISPDGDLLADAAPPGHIQRQKIDIAPLQTFLNGAAMPVFGDDPRSQGQKVFSVTPLRQDGELKGYLYIILQGEESNALAEMAWHKALWSTALWSLLLVALFGLLAGLLVWYWVTRPVKRLTLEVAGLEQDSMTAIKQLAAQPPEPAANDEVAILRNTFIELARKITTQWDLLADSDRQRREFIANISHDLRTPLTSLLGYLETLSLKSATLTPQEHQQYLTTALRQGQKVRHLSQQLFELARLEHGGIKPQRERFAMGELISDVAQKFELAARTRELNLHIDVPGPLPLLNADVSMIERVVTNLLDNAIRHTPPGGEIRMAVWQENEQLQVEVADSGAGIDAALRDGLFQRPSALNPQALRENRGGLGLLIVKRMLELHGGGIRLMDSVSGARFRFFVPL; from the coding sequence ATGCGCCGCTTTAACCTGAGCCAGCGGCTGACGGTGCTGTTTATTCTGCTGCTGATGCTCTGCGCCACCGTTGCCTGCGCGGTGCAGCTCTACAGCAGCATGCAGTACGGCAACGCAATGGTGCAGCGGCTGTCCGGGGGACTGGCGCAACAGATTGTGCAGCGTGAACCGATTCTGGACGCCCAGGGCAGCGTCGACCGCCGCGTGTTGAAACCGCTGTTCGATCGGCTGATGACCTTTAACCCGAGCGTTGAGCTGTATGTCATCTCTCCCGACGGCGATCTGCTGGCCGATGCAGCACCTCCGGGCCATATTCAGCGGCAAAAAATCGATATTGCGCCATTGCAAACCTTCCTCAACGGTGCGGCAATGCCGGTTTTTGGAGACGACCCCCGTAGCCAGGGGCAGAAAGTCTTCAGCGTTACCCCATTGCGTCAGGACGGTGAGCTGAAAGGCTATCTCTACATTATTTTGCAGGGCGAAGAGTCAAATGCGCTGGCAGAGATGGCCTGGCATAAAGCGCTCTGGAGCACGGCACTCTGGTCGTTGTTGCTGGTGGCGCTGTTTGGCCTGCTGGCGGGGCTGCTGGTCTGGTACTGGGTGACGCGTCCGGTGAAACGCCTGACGCTGGAGGTCGCCGGGCTGGAGCAGGACAGCATGACTGCCATCAAACAGCTGGCGGCACAACCGCCGGAGCCCGCGGCAAATGATGAAGTGGCGATCCTGCGCAATACCTTTATCGAGCTGGCGCGCAAAATCACCACGCAATGGGATCTCCTGGCCGATAGCGACCGTCAGCGCCGGGAGTTTATTGCCAATATTTCGCACGATCTGCGCACGCCGCTTACCTCATTGCTGGGCTATCTGGAGACGCTGTCGCTCAAATCCGCCACGCTGACGCCGCAGGAGCACCAGCAATATCTCACCACCGCGCTGCGCCAGGGACAAAAGGTGCGGCATCTGTCGCAGCAACTGTTTGAACTGGCGCGTCTTGAGCACGGCGGTATAAAACCACAGCGCGAGCGCTTTGCGATGGGAGAGTTGATTTCCGATGTGGCGCAGAAGTTTGAACTGGCGGCGCGCACGCGTGAGCTGAATCTGCATATTGATGTGCCGGGGCCTCTGCCACTTTTAAACGCCGACGTGTCGATGATTGAGCGGGTGGTGACCAATTTGCTGGATAACGCGATACGTCATACGCCCCCGGGTGGCGAGATCCGCATGGCGGTGTGGCAGGAGAACGAGCAGCTGCAGGTCGAAGTGGCGGACAGCGGGGCAGGCATTGATGCTGCGCTGCGCGACGGGCTGTTTCAGCGTCCTTCTGCGTTAAACCCACAGGCGTTACGGGAGAATCGCGGGGGGTTAGGGTTGTTAATTGTGAAACGGATGCTGGAATTGCACGGCGGTGGGATCAGGCTGATGGATTCGGTGAGCGGAGCCCGTTTTCGCTTCTTTGTACCACTGTGA
- a CDS encoding arginine/ornithine ABC transporter substrate-binding protein has translation MKKLVLAALLATFAAGASAAEKINFGVSATYPPFESLDASNQIVGFDIDLAKALCKQMQADCTFTNHAFDSLIPSLKFKKYDAVISGMDITPERSKQVSFTDPYYANSAVVIAKKGEYKSFGELKGKRIGMENGTTHQKYLQDKHPEVKTVAYDSYQNAIIDLKNGRIDGVFGDTAVVNEWLKTNPQLGTATEKVTDPQYFGTGLGIAVRPDNKALLEKLNGALKAIKADGTYQKISEQWFPQ, from the coding sequence ATGAAAAAGTTAGTTCTGGCCGCATTACTGGCAACTTTCGCCGCTGGCGCATCCGCCGCAGAGAAAATCAATTTCGGTGTTTCTGCTACCTACCCACCGTTTGAATCACTGGATGCCAGCAACCAGATTGTCGGGTTTGATATTGACCTGGCAAAAGCGCTGTGCAAACAGATGCAGGCCGACTGCACATTCACCAACCACGCATTTGACAGCCTGATCCCGTCTCTGAAATTCAAGAAATACGACGCGGTGATCTCCGGTATGGACATCACCCCAGAACGTAGCAAACAGGTCTCCTTCACCGACCCGTACTATGCAAACTCTGCGGTAGTGATTGCCAAAAAAGGCGAGTACAAATCCTTTGGCGAGCTGAAAGGCAAACGCATTGGGATGGAAAACGGCACCACGCACCAGAAATACCTGCAGGACAAACATCCTGAAGTGAAAACCGTGGCCTACGACAGCTACCAGAACGCGATTATCGACCTGAAAAATGGCCGTATCGATGGCGTGTTTGGTGACACTGCCGTGGTCAACGAGTGGCTGAAAACCAACCCGCAGCTGGGTACCGCCACTGAAAAAGTGACCGACCCGCAGTACTTTGGCACCGGTCTGGGTATCGCGGTTCGTCCGGATAACAAAGCCCTGCTGGAAAAACTGAACGGCGCGCTGAAAGCAATTAAAGCGGACGGGACGTATCAGAAAATCAGCGAGCAGTGGTTCCCGCAGTAA
- the rimK gene encoding putative alpha-L-glutamate ligase has product MSLERCRVKIAILSRDGTLYSCKRLRDAAAKRGHQVDILDPMSCYMNIDPAASSIHYKGRQLPRFDAVIPRIGSQITFYGTAALRQFEMLGSYPLNESVAISRARDKLRSLQLLARQGIDLPVTGIAHSPDDTSDLIDMVGGAPLVIKLVEGTQGIGVVLAETRQAAESVIDAFRGLNAHILVQEYIEEAKGRDIRCFVVGDEVVAAIERQAKEGDFRSNLHRGGVARVADITAREREIAVKAAQTLGLDVAGVDILRASRGPLVMEVNASPGLEGVEKTTGVDIAGKMISWIERHATPGYCLKTGG; this is encoded by the coding sequence ATGTCTTTAGAGAGGTGCAGGGTGAAAATTGCCATTTTGTCCCGGGATGGAACGCTCTACTCATGTAAACGCCTGCGAGATGCCGCGGCGAAACGCGGCCATCAGGTTGACATTCTCGATCCAATGTCTTGCTATATGAACATCGATCCCGCAGCGTCGTCCATTCACTATAAAGGTCGCCAGCTGCCACGATTTGATGCGGTTATACCGCGCATTGGCTCGCAGATTACCTTTTATGGCACGGCCGCCTTGCGTCAGTTTGAAATGCTCGGCAGCTATCCCCTTAATGAATCCGTCGCCATCTCACGCGCCCGCGATAAACTTCGCTCCCTGCAACTGCTTGCCCGTCAGGGGATCGATCTGCCCGTGACCGGCATTGCTCACTCTCCGGATGACACCAGCGATCTGATCGACATGGTGGGTGGTGCGCCGTTAGTGATCAAGCTGGTGGAAGGCACTCAGGGGATTGGCGTCGTGCTGGCGGAAACCCGGCAGGCGGCAGAGAGCGTGATTGACGCGTTTCGCGGCCTCAATGCCCATATCCTGGTGCAGGAATATATTGAAGAAGCCAAAGGGCGTGACATCCGTTGCTTTGTGGTCGGCGATGAGGTCGTTGCGGCCATTGAGCGTCAGGCGAAAGAGGGGGATTTCCGCTCTAACCTGCACCGTGGTGGTGTGGCGCGCGTGGCGGATATCACCGCACGTGAGCGCGAAATTGCCGTAAAAGCGGCGCAAACGTTAGGCCTGGATGTGGCGGGTGTGGACATCCTGCGTGCGTCCCGCGGGCCGCTGGTGATGGAGGTTAATGCATCGCCAGGGCTGGAAGGGGTGGAAAAAACGACCGGGGTCGATATTGCGGGTAAAATGATCTCATGGATCGAGCGTCATGCGACGCCGGGCTACTGTCTAAAAACGGGCGGTTAA
- a CDS encoding hypothetical protein (possible pseudo, internal stop codon, frameshifted), giving the protein MKQILLVEDDHDIAALLRLNLEDEGYAITHEPDGGSALHRLEKQPWDAVILDLMLPNVDGLEICRRIRQMTRYLPVIIISARSSETDRITGLETGADDYLAKPFSVQELIARIKALFRRQQAMGQAQTTGHVQAHGLTLDPLARTVRLHGQEVDLTPREFELLYFFARHPGEVFSRLALLEQVWGYQHEGYEHTVNTHINRLRIKIEKDAAEPEIIRTVWGKGYKFAELNQDAPL; this is encoded by the coding sequence ATGAAGCAGATCCTGCTGGTGGAAGATGACCACGATATCGCGGCGCTTCTGCGCCTCAATTTAGAAGATGAAGGCTACGCCATTACCCACGAACCCGATGGGGGCAGTGCCTTGCACCGGCTGGAAAAACAGCCGTGGGATGCCGTCATCCTCGATTTGATGCTCCCTAATGTCGACGGACTGGAAATTTGTCGCCGTATCCGCCAGATGACCCGTTACCTGCCGGTGATCATCATCAGCGCCCGTAGTAGCGAAACCGACCGCATTACCGGGCTGGAAACCGGCGCTGATGATTACCTGGCAAAACCGTTCTCAGTGCAGGAGCTGATTGCACGCATCAAGGCGCTGTTTCGCCGCCAGCAGGCGATGGGGCAGGCGCAGACCACCGGACACGTTCAGGCTCACGGCCTGACGCTCGATCCGCTTGCGCGAACGGTACGCCTGCACGGGCAGGAGGTCGATCTCACCCCGCGCGAATTCGAACTGTTGTACTTCTTTGCCCGTCATCCTGGCGAGGTTTTCTCGCGTCTGGCGTTGCTTGAGCAGGTCTGGGGTTATCAGCACGAGGGTTACGAACATACCGTCAACACCCACATTAACCGCCTGCGTATCAAGATTGAAAAAGATGCCGCCGAGCCGGAGATCATTCGTACCGTCTGGGGTAAAGGCTACAAATTTGCGGAGCTGAATCAAGATGCGCCGCTTTAA